The following proteins come from a genomic window of Bos mutus isolate GX-2022 chromosome 21, NWIPB_WYAK_1.1, whole genome shotgun sequence:
- the LOC138984374 gene encoding serine/arginine repetitive matrix protein 1-like: protein MSFDTGAKNYSKKEKLLAVLEHGYISKGCQPSFTALNLAVKCKQALTRPQPDTDWLETPGTLPSGEKAPSPISEYELREGGKTPAVQAGLTRAISQTRRESDRPTCRPEREAEPRAPPPAGAGNPGPQRDLREPRRERTPAPRRPPPSTPPEGTAARPPHASPAPRPPPPQSPFGAGALGPLSARPPYPKPQTVAFCPVRTSRRFRRLATPRRRQPRHTLQYGAFPLAQARGRGGASGNARDGRSPRWLPPAPEE from the exons ATGAGTTTTGACACCGGAGCCAAAAATTATTCgaaaaaggaaaaactacttGCTGTCCTTGAACATGGCTACATCAGCAAAGGGTGCCAACCC AGCTTCACAGCCTTGAACCTTGCGGTCAAGTGCAAGCAAGCTCTTACCCGGCCTCAGCCCGACACCGACTGGTTAGAAACGCCTGGAACGCTACCCTCTGGGGAGAAGGCTCCTTCGCCCATCTCAG AGTATGAGCTCCGAGAGGGAGGAAAGACCCCGGCGGTCCAGGCTGGCCTTACAAGGGCCATCTCCCAGACACGGCGCGAGTCTGACCGGCCTACGTGCCGTCCAGAACGGGAAGCTGAGCCTCGGGCACCCCCCCCGGCCggtgcaggaaacccagggccGCAGCGGGACCTGAGGGAGCCCCGGCGGGAGAGGACGCCGGCGCCGCGCCGACCGCCGCCCTCGACACCGCCCGAGGGCACGGCCGCCCGGCCGCCCCACGCTAGCCCAGCTCCCCGGCCGCCCCCTCCACAGTCCCCGTTCGGCGCCGGCGCCCTCGGACCGCTTAGCGCGCGGCCGCCCTACCCCAAGCCGCAGACCGTCGCCTTCTGCCCAGTACGAACTTCCCGCCGCTTTCGCCGACTCGCAACTCCGCGGCGGCGCCAGCCCCGTCACACCCTGCAGTATGGGGCCTTCCCATTGGCTCAGGCGAGAGGGAGAGGCGGAGCGAGCGGGAACGCGCGGGATGGGCGGAGCCCGCGCTGGCTCCCGCCGGCCCCCGAGGAATGA